A single window of Danio rerio strain Tuebingen ecotype United States chromosome 15, GRCz12tu, whole genome shotgun sequence DNA harbors:
- the LOC101883622 gene encoding uncharacterized protein, producing MAFIKEESEDIKIEETFTVKHEETEEAFRVKHEDPEEQTDLMPLKEESQDLNEREQKDQYEEISGVKSEQTKTASERPACKTEPNTCHQCGKSFTRKQSFTKHMRIHTGERPYTCKQCGKSFTQKHVLTEHMKIHTGERPHTCQQCGKSFTQKHILTEHMRVHTGEKPYTCNHCEKGFTQKHMLTEHMRIHTGEKPYTCNHCEKGFTCKRNLTEHMRVHTGERPYPCQQCGKSFTQKHKLTDHLRVHTGEKPFTCQQCEMSFTCKRYLTEHMKVHTGERPYTCHLCGKSFTWKRYHTEHMKIHSGEKPYTCQQCGKSFICKQKLLNHMMVHTEEKPNACDQCGKSFTLKHILIEHMRVHTGEKPFTCQQCGKSFICKRYRTEHMKVHSGEKPYTCHLCGKSFTWKRYHTEHMRIHSGEKPYTCQQCGKSFICKQNLVKHMKVHSGEKPHTCDQCGKSFTCKQNLQNHMTFHTGGNLYTCQHCGKSFTREQRLTEHTRIHTGEKPYTCQQCGKSFTGEQNLKNHMKIHTGEKMYTCKQCGKGFTWKQNLTEHMKIHTGEKPYTCQECGKSFFWKQTLIEHTRIHTGEKPNTCCQCGKSFTWKQNLIDHMRIHTGEKPHSCQQCGKSFVCTQSLKRHMRVHTGEKPHTCHQCGKSFSWKKNLTEHMRIHAVEKPNVC from the coding sequence ACCTGATGCCACTCAAGGAGGAGAGTCAAGATCTGAATGAAAGAGAACAGAAGGATCAGTATGAGGAAATAAGTGGAGTAAAATCAGAACAGACAAAAACGGCTTCAGAAAGACCAGCCTGCAAGACCGAACCTAATACCTGccatcagtgtggaaagagtttcactcgGAAGCAATCCTTTACAaaacacatgagaattcacactggagaaagacCTTACACTtgcaaacagtgtggaaagagtttcacacaAAAACATGTACTTACAGAACATAtgaagattcacactggagaaaggcCTCACACTTGCCAacaatgtggaaagagtttcactcaGAAACATATACTTACAGAACATATGAGGGTTCATACTGGAGAAAAGCCTTACACCTGCAATCATTGTGAAAAGGGTTTCACTCAGAAGCACATGCTTACAGAacatatgaggattcacactggagaaaagccttacACCTGCAATCATTGTGAAAAGGGTTTCACTTGTAAACGAAACCTTACAGAACATATGAGGGTTCACACAGGAGAAAGGCCTTACccttgccaacagtgtggaaagagtttcacccAGAAACATAAACTTACAGATCATTTGAGGGTTCATACTGGAGAAAAGCCCTTCACTTGCCAACAGTGTGAAATGAGTTTCACTTGTAAACGATACCTTACAGAACATATGAAggttcacactggagaaaggcCTTACACCTGCCAtctgtgtggaaagagtttcacctGGAAACGATACCATACAGAACACATgaagattcactctggagaaaagccttacacgtgtcaacagtgtggaaagagtttcatttgtaaacaaaaactTCTAAATCACATGATGGTTCACACTGAAGAAAAGCCTAACGCTTGCGATCAGTGCGGAAAGAGTTTTACCCTGAAACATATACTTATAGAACATATGAGGGTTCATACTGGAGAAAAGCCTTTCacttgccaacagtgtggaaagagtttcattTGTAAACGATACCGTACAGAACATATGAAGGTTCACTCTGGAGAAAAGCCTTACACTTGCCAtctgtgtggaaagagtttcacctGGAAACGATACCATACAGAACATATGAGgattcactctggagaaaagCCTTACACTTGTCAGCAGTGTGGAAAAAGTTTCATTTGTAAACAAAATCTTGTAAAACACATGAAGGTTCACTCTGGGGAAAAGCCTCACACTTgcgatcagtgtggaaagagtttcacttgTAAACAAAACCTTCAAAACCACATGACGTTTCACACTGGTGGAAATCTTTACACTTGCCAGcactgtggaaagagtttcactcgAGAACAAAGGCTTACAGAGCATActaggattcacactggagaaaaaccctACACTTGCCAACAGTGCGGAAAGAGTTTCACTGGTGAACAAAACCTTAAAAACCACAtgaagattcacactggagaaaagatGTACACTTGCAAACAGTGTGGAAAAGGTTTCACTTGGAAACAAAACCTTACGGAGCATAtgaagattcacactggagaaaagccgtaCACTTGCCaagagtgtggaaagagtttctttTGGAAACAAACTCTTATAGAGCATACAAGGATTCACACCGGGGAAAAGCCTAACACCTGCTGtcaatgtggaaagagttttacttGGAAACAAAACCTTATTGATcatatgaggattcacactggagagaagcctcacagttgccaacagtgtggaaagagtttcgttTGTACCCAAAGTCTTAAAAGGCATatgagagttcacactggagaaaagcctcaCACCTGCCAtcagtgtggtaaaagtttctcTTGGAAAAAAAACCTCACCGAGCATATGAGGATTCATGCTGTTGAGAAGCCTAATGTCTGTTAA